The genome window AAGTTATAGCAATGGAGCCCCCTGCTTTACTCGATGATGATTTTATTTATTGGAAATATACCGAAAACGGACGCTACACCTCTCGCTAAGGATATAGATTTCTTTTAGCAAAGGCTCGAAGCAACACGAAAAACTTTTTTGATTCCACCTTTCCTTGGCAAATTTTATGGCGACCCAGATTCCCCGCGTCTCTTTCAACTTTTTCTAGAAGATCTACCAACACATGCCTCTCCAGACGAGGAATCAACACCATCTCCCTTTGTCCGTTGTGCGGAATGTATCCGGAATCGGCTGACCATTTGTTCAGATCTTGCAATGTCACCCAACATATTTGGAAATCCAGCTCCCTTGAACTTAACATCTTGCCTAATATCACAGTCCCTTTCGGTCAATGGCTGATAGACATTATAGTATTATACAGTACCTCAGATCCCTTGACCCGCATATTAAAAGAGAGCTCCTGCAATTCCATGGTCTGATTCGTGCAATTTGGCTATATCGCAACACTCTTGTCTTTAAGGATGAAACTCCTAACCCGGTTTGTATCTTCCATATTCAGCGACGTTTACTTGATTCAATTTTCTACAGGTCGTTTATTCCCAGTGGTTCACAACCTCTACGGCATGACTCTTCTTACAATGATATAATGTCCACTACTCCGGCCTTGTATACATTTCAAACATTTGTGAAAAAGACCAGCATTAAAAGTGTATTCTCCATACAACGAATCAGGAGTCACGCCATCTCTCCGACAACATTGGATGTTCGACTGGATATTCGAGCATCTTCATACTTTATCTCTGCAGCAATCGTTGTACTTCTGGCAATACAAGATGCACGGTTTCAGAATGATGAATCTGTTATGTTCTTTACTCCTTCAAAACATCTATTAACAGTTGTAGCGCCGAATGCGCCAGTCCCAATCGAGACTTATCACACGATTACTGAAATCCGTAGGTTACTATGTGGTCATATGTATTGGTCTGTTAGTTTAGCCACTGGTTAGGTTGTATTTGTTTTCGCAAGTTTTTATCAATATAAGTTCATTGTTGtcaacaaaataataataataataataataataataataataataataataataataataataataattcattgtGAATTTCATGAACCTCTCCGTAGAAGATTCTATGGAAATATACTATACAAAAAGGGTACACAAAAGCGTTATATCTTGCTTCGGAGTACTTCGTAGTTACAATGATGTAATACTTTTTTTTAGGTAAGAAAGTCTTTTGCCTATGTTGATTGAGTTAGGACTAGATAATCTTGGTGATAACAATCTGGACTTTAGTGCACAAAATCATCAATCAATACGTATATATATTGAGAGCGAATTCTTATTTTATTTCGTGTCTCATCTTGTGTCCGTCCCACTATACACTTGTTGTGACACATTATTAGCTTAATAGATATCGTTATATATTTTCTTATATATGTGAATGATGGTGTGTTGCAATATAAAGGTTATGAAACAAAAAATAGGACACAAAAGTGAGATAAATGATCTCCAACTCATGTAAACTTGGATTACTATCAAGCTATTTATGGAACAAAATTGAAATCGATATCAAATCTTATCCTAATTTGGAATACTATAAACACAATCAATTAATCAAACATTGCTATATTTGTTAATATGGGTAAAAGAAAACAAATCACAAATTGAATAAGATATTCTTTCTACCAACATCAAATTGACATTTTATATTTATACATATATCAAACCAAATAAAGAGAATGTTAAGAGAATGAaaataaaagcaaaaatgaaGCCAAGTAGTGTCCTTCATCTCCTACTCCATATCATTAGTATTGTTTACCATGTGAATGCATTCTCAATGAAAATGATACCCATAGACTCACCCGATTTACAAATATTGCCTAAACATTTCACGACCACAGAGCGAGCTTATTTTCTCCGTAACATATCCTTGTCTCGAGCATTTTATTATGCTAATAAAAAGAATGCAAAATTGGGTGTTAATTCGATACGAGGTTCTTTTGCGGATATTCAGCGAAATTACTTTGTAACCCAAATCACAATTGGAACTCATGAACCCCCTTTCACCCCGGTTGTAATTCTTGACACTTCTGTTGATCAAACTTGGATCCAGTGTGCTACCTGTAAATCATGCTTCACTTTAAAAGATTCATTTCCCATGGAGGAATCTACTTCTTATTCCCTAATGAATCCAGAAGATTCAAGATGTAGTCCTAGAATCATTTACGATGGATCTTGTGGGTTTGAAGCCTCATATGGTAAAGGTCATACCAAAGGTTATTTGGGCATTGACACTTTTAGTTTCACCGACACGGCCGGCCAAACCCAATATTTTTCAAATATCGCATTTGGGTGTGGGATCGAAAACAAGGACTTTGGGTTTGGTAATGAGAGTGGTAACGTCATAGCTGGGGTTCACGGACTTGGAATAGGCCCAAAATCAATTATGACACAAATGAACTCGGAAATTAAAGGCCGGTTCACTTATTGTATAAGCTCCGATCTAAGTAGTAGCACTATTGTATTTGGAGATGATGCCCAAATAAAAGGGGACGACGCAAGAAAAGTCCAAACAATCGCTATGGACCCTGACGCCCATTACCATTTATACTTGGCCGCGATTACAGTGGAAGGGGTTAGGCTACCGATCGACCCATACCTTTTCGAGTTGGACAAGCAAGATTACACAAGTGGGTTCTTTATAGACCCGGGTGCAACATTTATGGTACTAACAAATACTGCCTACTTAACACTAAGGACTGTGGTAGAGCAATACTTCTCAAAATACGAGTTTAAGGCACTAGCCACAGATGCAAACATGTTTGATCTTTGCTACCCGAATAAAATTGACCCTAATAAAGGACAAGTATACCCCTCAATcatttttaatttcataaaatcaccaGGAGATAGCGGAGAAGTGGATCTTCCTCTTGACCCCGATAAAGTTTTTGGTAATTTTGTAAACGAAAATGGATTTTGTATGCAAATATTACCAACGGCTGATTCAAGTGATGGGCCTTCTATCTTTGGGGCATATCAACAGGCTGATATTCAGTTTCTCTTTGATGTTGATGCTAAATTGTTGTCTTTTGTCCCTCAAACATGTTAGGAAGGATTCTCAGGAATAAtaccaaaaaaaattaatgaCTTGAATCTTCCTCATTATTGATTTAAGATTATCTATGTGTGTTATTTACCACTATGAGACTGAGTTCGCCAAATAAACTTATCCTTTCTGCAGGTTATGTGAAGGCTTTGTAGGTGCGCTTGTGACTAACATCAAAATACGGTGGAAAAAACACGTCTCAAGCTTGACTGTGCTTGGCTTATCCCATGAAACAAAATTCGAGCTCGACATCTCGAGCACTCGCGCTAGAAATAATTGAGCTTATTATTAAGTTTGTGAGTTTAAAACCCGAGTCCGAACTCAAGCTCAACTCGAAACTATATATTATTgttaaaatttcattttttttcttttcgatattttcaataacagAATTAGAAgattatatatataaatattcggcaaattaatgatacatttGATATGCTGATACGaagatataatcatgataaatTATTTTTCATAAAATAAGACCAAGATATTATCTAATCATATAAGGTTGAGCAACTTAGCCCGCTTTCAAGGTTTTCAAGCGGAAGCAACATTAGCTTGGCTTGCCTCAGTAATTTCTCGAACCGAGATCGTATGAGCCGAGCCTTGATTGAGCTGAGTTCAAGCTACTCGTGAGATGTCTTGTTTCATTATCATTCCTAGGATGACCATTTTTTGTGTGGCTCTAAGGACCTCACTACATATGTTAGACCAAAATACTTTTATGTTCATTACTCCAATTTTTTCTTCCCATTTTCTTTTCAAGGGTTTGTTCAAATTTTGACCATAATAAATAGGATTATTTAATGGGAATAATCTATCCTATGCGTGCCCTCCAAATAACACCTCATTCAATCAGTAATTCCAATTAAATCCGTCCTATTCACCATTCTTCCCGTAATACTCTCAGAAGACCGACAACCTAAAGAACCAGTCACCTTGTTAGACTTAATCTTGCTggtttcttcatcatcatcatattcactaaaacaaaaaaaaaacttataacTGTAATTTTATTCCACCAGCCCCAAATACACACGCTTACTTAACCCAGTAAGCATCTCCACCATCAAGACCACCACGCTCACATTTTTATTCCTTACTTAACCAACACCACCACACGCACCCACCATGACTAGTTAGGGAAGAAAGACAACCGAAGTAGATTGGTACTTATGGAGCTGTTGACGGCGAGAGGAGGAGGTCGAAGGACAGATCTGAGCAAGTGGATTAAGTTGGTGGTGGTAATTTGTATAATGGTGGTCCGAAAAGACGAAAAGGGACATGGTCAAGCAAAGAACATGGTGTGGGTGGGCTGTATAATTGGGATCGTT of Silene latifolia isolate original U9 population unplaced genomic scaffold, ASM4854445v1 scaffold_177, whole genome shotgun sequence contains these proteins:
- the LOC141638095 gene encoding aspartic proteinase nepenthesin-1-like, translating into MIPIDSPDLQILPKHFTTTERAYFLRNISLSRAFYYANKKNAKLGVNSIRGSFADIQRNYFVTQITIGTHEPPFTPVVILDTSVDQTWIQCATCKSCFTLKDSFPMEESTSYSLMNPEDSRCSPRIIYDGSCGFEASYGKGHTKGYLGIDTFSFTDTAGQTQYFSNIAFGCGIENKDFGFGNESGNVIAGVHGLGIGPKSIMTQMNSEIKGRFTYCISSDLSSSTIVFGDDAQIKGDDARKVQTIAMDPDAHYHLYLAAITVEGVRLPIDPYLFELDKQDYTSGFFIDPGATFMVLTNTAYLTLRTVVEQYFSKYEFKALATDANMFDLCYPNKIDPNKGQVYPSIIFNFIKSPGDSGEVDLPLDPDKVFGNFVNENGFCMQILPTADSSDGPSIFGAYQQADIQFLFDVDAKLLSFVPQTC